A window from Opitutia bacterium ISCC 52 encodes these proteins:
- a CDS encoding ThuA domain-containing protein, whose translation MKHNIRFLYFLTLSAIFFLASSLGSHAQKDPEPLKVLLITGGCCHAYATQKNILKKGLEARAHLVVDQVHSDDTTTAPPFPFYGNPDYAKGYDVIIHDECAAAMNDVATLKDVLAPHRNGIPGVNLHCAMHSYRVGNHREPTEAGTDGSLWFDYLGIQSSGHGPKEPIVVNFTAKKHAITKGMEDWATGPEELYNNVQVFKGAKGLAQGFQHQPERKRRGETIPAQDAEAVVVWTNVYHDSRVFSTTLGHYDETVQDDRYLDLVTRGLLWSCKKLNDRYLK comes from the coding sequence ATGAAACACAACATCCGTTTTCTCTATTTCCTGACGCTCAGCGCCATTTTCTTTCTGGCAAGTTCACTGGGAAGCCATGCACAAAAAGACCCCGAACCTCTGAAGGTACTTTTGATCACCGGTGGTTGCTGCCATGCATATGCCACACAAAAGAACATTCTCAAAAAGGGCTTGGAAGCCCGGGCTCATTTGGTGGTCGATCAAGTCCACAGTGACGATACCACCACCGCCCCTCCATTTCCTTTCTACGGAAATCCGGATTATGCGAAGGGCTACGATGTCATCATACATGATGAGTGTGCCGCAGCCATGAACGATGTCGCCACCCTTAAGGACGTCCTAGCGCCTCACCGCAACGGGATCCCCGGAGTTAATTTACATTGTGCCATGCATAGCTACCGCGTTGGCAATCACAGGGAGCCAACCGAAGCGGGAACAGACGGCAGTCTCTGGTTTGACTACTTGGGCATTCAATCCAGTGGTCATGGCCCCAAAGAACCGATCGTAGTAAATTTCACCGCCAAGAAACACGCCATCACCAAGGGCATGGAAGACTGGGCAACAGGCCCAGAAGAGCTCTACAATAATGTGCAGGTATTCAAAGGCGCCAAAGGGTTGGCCCAAGGGTTCCAACATCAGCCCGAGCGCAAGCGCCGGGGAGAAACTATTCCAGCCCAAGACGCGGAAGCCGTTGTTGTTTGGACCAACGTCTATCACGACAGCCGTGTATTCAGTACCACGCTGGGCCACTATGACGAAACCGTGCAAGACGATCGTTACCTCGACCTCGTGACTCGCGGTCTTCTCTGGTCCTGTAAGAAACTGAATGACCGGTATTTGAAGTAG
- a CDS encoding DUF1080 domain-containing protein, with protein sequence MSLPAAELVENKQGVQGYQDTPYLSWINYRVHDNSRPKPTHVDSLPITTPPPTDAVVLFDGSSMERWNPIETWAVKHGILVAQKGVLVSKESFGDSQIHLEFKVPTEKSIKFTDRGNNGVGLMGFCEIQIFDSHPMHKEKLYADGQCASIYGQTPPLVNACRKPGEWQSFDITFTAPVFEGERLVSPAYVTVYHNGLLVQNHEKIWGPTLHRGIAPYKTHPSELPITLKGHDSKVEFRNIWVRPL encoded by the coding sequence ATGAGCCTACCGGCAGCAGAATTGGTGGAAAACAAACAAGGCGTCCAAGGCTACCAAGACACCCCCTATCTAAGTTGGATAAATTACCGGGTGCATGACAACTCACGCCCCAAACCGACACACGTCGACAGTTTGCCGATCACTACGCCTCCACCGACCGATGCAGTTGTATTATTCGATGGCAGCTCAATGGAGAGATGGAACCCGATTGAAACCTGGGCGGTTAAACACGGAATTCTAGTCGCACAGAAAGGCGTGCTCGTAAGCAAGGAATCGTTTGGTGATTCACAGATCCACCTGGAGTTTAAAGTGCCTACCGAAAAATCCATTAAGTTTACCGATCGCGGAAACAACGGAGTGGGACTCATGGGGTTCTGCGAGATCCAAATATTCGACTCCCACCCCATGCATAAGGAAAAGCTTTATGCCGATGGCCAATGCGCATCCATCTATGGGCAAACACCCCCTTTGGTAAATGCCTGTCGCAAACCTGGAGAATGGCAAAGCTTCGACATCACATTTACGGCCCCTGTATTTGAAGGTGAGCGTCTCGTTTCACCTGCCTATGTGACCGTTTACCACAATGGCCTTTTGGTTCAAAACCATGAAAAAATCTGGGGACCTACCCTTCACCGGGGAATTGCGCCCTACAAGACTCACCCATCCGAATTACCCATCACCTTAAAAGGGCACGACAGCAAAGTTGAATTTAGAAACATCTGGGTGCGCCCCCTTTAG
- a CDS encoding redoxin domain-containing protein produces the protein MNTLKTITLIALSFAVSSFSAFAVTPKDLPAGFTTLNIGDQAPDFSLPGTDGRQYTLADFGGSDILVVYFTGTHCPTSHGVMGRMLKFVDDYKDESFSFVAINPNHNSGLRPDEFGHTDYDESFGDSKRYAEDYGWTFPFLYDGETQNAAKAYGCLATPHVLIFDKDRKLRYNGRFDDSRFPDPETVKHPDARNAMEALLAGKPVPAETTRPHGCSTKWKERNAHVVEEEQQWQSFKVTMEDIDAEGIAALRKNGTEKLRLINVWATWCAPCVEEFPDLTAIARKFSRREFELITISLDQPSMKGRAEAFLGKYRAVMSDKLRKSVEVEGRMTNNYLYAGSSVDDLAEALDPEWPGPIPYSILVNQEGEVLYRKLGKIDPERVRSVILDTLTRHYIPAEG, from the coding sequence ATGAATACTCTGAAGACAATTACCCTAATCGCTCTTTCATTTGCCGTTTCGTCCTTTTCCGCGTTCGCCGTAACTCCCAAGGACCTTCCTGCCGGATTTACCACGCTGAATATTGGAGATCAGGCACCTGATTTTTCTCTGCCGGGCACAGACGGCCGACAATACACTTTGGCCGACTTTGGCGGATCGGATATTTTGGTCGTTTATTTTACCGGCACCCACTGTCCTACTTCCCACGGGGTGATGGGGCGTATGCTCAAATTTGTCGACGACTACAAAGATGAGAGTTTCAGTTTTGTAGCCATTAACCCCAACCACAATTCGGGCCTGCGACCGGATGAATTTGGGCATACCGACTACGATGAATCTTTCGGGGACTCCAAACGCTATGCCGAGGACTATGGTTGGACCTTTCCCTTTCTTTATGATGGAGAGACTCAAAATGCAGCCAAGGCTTACGGATGTTTGGCCACACCTCATGTTTTAATTTTCGATAAAGATCGGAAGCTGCGTTACAACGGTCGTTTCGATGATTCTCGATTTCCGGATCCGGAAACAGTAAAGCACCCAGACGCCCGTAACGCAATGGAAGCGCTTTTAGCTGGCAAACCAGTGCCTGCCGAAACCACCCGACCGCACGGATGCTCCACAAAATGGAAAGAACGCAATGCGCATGTGGTCGAGGAGGAACAGCAGTGGCAGTCTTTCAAAGTGACCATGGAGGATATCGATGCAGAGGGGATTGCAGCTCTCCGCAAGAATGGCACTGAGAAACTTCGACTTATAAATGTATGGGCCACCTGGTGTGCTCCCTGCGTCGAAGAATTCCCTGATCTGACAGCGATTGCTCGTAAATTCAGTCGCCGTGAATTTGAATTGATTACTATTAGTCTCGATCAACCCAGTATGAAGGGGAGAGCGGAAGCGTTCTTAGGAAAGTATCGTGCAGTGATGAGTGATAAGTTACGCAAATCAGTTGAGGTCGAGGGGCGTATGACCAATAACTACCTCTACGCGGGTTCTAGCGTCGATGACCTCGCTGAGGCTTTGGATCCTGAGTGGCCTGGGCCTATTCCGTATTCGATCCTTGTTAACCAGGAGGGGGAGGTTCTCTACCGCAAGTTGGGGAAGATTGATCCAGAGCGTGTTCGTAGTGTGATCCTTGATACGCTCACCCGTCACTACATTCCTGCTGAAGGCTGA
- a CDS encoding sulfatase, translating into MYSYRFFLCLLLFCFTLSSKLLVTAAVPNIVLILTDDQGWGATSVLMDEDVPESRSDYVRTPHLEKLADRGVIFSSAYAPHPNCSPTRYSILTGKSPAKLQMSDIVDRHRGHFFEGNRVIPPPHVNDIADEEITIAEWIKQHRSDYATAHFGKWHINGGGPERHGFDVSTGATGNREGGSEDPNPKRIFSITERGNEWMEEQVKADRPFYMQLSHYATHLAIYSLDSTLEVVESRQPGERHALAGHAAMSEDLDSGVGMTIDKIKELGIEDNTYVIYIADNGSYPLNNPGNTNGPLHGWKATTWEGGIRVPLIIAGPGINHSRSRERVIGWDLFPTICDWLGIDSLPNGIEGGSLNAVLNGEGNASVEREYPFLVVHFPHYQLAKAGQPSTAMYQGNYKLLKFWETGEYHLYDLDKDLEETNDLAGKDTNRVVRMSRQLDNYLKAIDAGIPTVNTQFDPGEDPGREYLGIKARLMNEPYFLLP; encoded by the coding sequence ATGTATTCTTACCGCTTCTTTTTGTGCCTATTATTGTTCTGCTTTACTCTCTCGAGTAAGCTGTTGGTTACTGCCGCAGTTCCCAATATCGTTCTCATACTAACGGACGATCAAGGATGGGGAGCGACTTCCGTCCTCATGGATGAGGATGTTCCTGAGTCGAGGAGTGACTACGTCAGGACGCCTCATCTAGAGAAATTAGCAGATCGTGGTGTGATTTTTTCTTCTGCTTACGCTCCACATCCCAATTGTTCACCGACCCGTTATTCGATTCTCACTGGAAAGAGTCCTGCGAAGTTGCAGATGAGCGATATCGTAGATCGACACAGAGGTCATTTTTTTGAAGGCAATCGAGTGATTCCTCCACCGCATGTGAATGATATTGCGGACGAAGAGATCACAATTGCTGAGTGGATCAAACAACACCGTTCGGACTACGCGACGGCTCACTTTGGTAAGTGGCATATTAATGGAGGGGGTCCGGAGCGGCATGGATTTGATGTAAGCACAGGAGCGACTGGTAATAGAGAAGGAGGTAGCGAAGATCCAAATCCTAAACGCATTTTTTCTATAACTGAGCGTGGCAATGAATGGATGGAGGAACAGGTTAAAGCTGATCGTCCATTTTATATGCAATTGTCTCACTATGCGACTCACTTGGCGATTTACTCTTTGGATTCGACCCTAGAGGTGGTTGAGAGTAGGCAGCCCGGCGAGCGTCATGCGCTGGCAGGGCATGCTGCCATGTCTGAGGATTTGGATTCCGGAGTTGGTATGACTATTGACAAGATCAAAGAGCTCGGCATCGAAGATAATACCTACGTTATCTATATTGCAGACAACGGCAGTTATCCACTGAACAATCCGGGTAATACGAATGGTCCATTGCACGGTTGGAAAGCCACAACCTGGGAAGGTGGTATACGTGTTCCATTGATTATTGCGGGCCCTGGTATTAATCACAGCCGAAGTCGAGAACGAGTTATCGGCTGGGATTTATTTCCTACCATCTGCGATTGGCTAGGAATTGATTCTCTGCCAAATGGTATTGAAGGCGGCAGTCTAAATGCTGTCCTCAACGGAGAAGGGAATGCATCTGTTGAGCGAGAATATCCATTTTTGGTTGTTCATTTTCCTCACTACCAGTTAGCAAAGGCAGGGCAGCCATCCACTGCTATGTATCAAGGGAACTACAAGCTACTTAAATTTTGGGAGACCGGCGAGTATCATCTTTATGATCTCGATAAAGACTTGGAGGAGACCAATGACCTAGCCGGAAAGGACACTAATCGTGTGGTACGGATGAGTCGCCAATTGGATAATTATTTGAAGGCGATTGATGCTGGTATCCCAACCGTAAATACGCAATTTGATCCAGGCGAGGATCCGGGGCGAGAATACTTAGGTATTAAAGCCCGCCTTATGAACGAACCCTATTTCTTACTACCCTAA
- a CDS encoding sulfatase gives MKLLKLHLAFIALLCLAGNLFAQNQPNILFIFTDDHCEQALSAYDPSRMSTPHMDRLANEGMKFTRCYVTNAICGPSRAVIQTGLYSHLNGFFRNGITFNGDQQTFPKLLKKSGYQTAVVGKWHLGSTPQGYDHYDVLVGQGPYYNPPMITQDANGEPVTKQNTGYTTDVITDKTLEWLENDRKRDKPFMLMYQHKAPHRDWKPGPKYLNWLDDVTIPEPETLFDDYSGRTQSAARNAMEIKTHMNARDLKLEPRGNLNDEQWEIWNRAYKEKNEAYLAALPNMTEKQIIQWKYQRYVKDYLRCVKSVDDGIGRVLDYLDENGLADNTVVIYSSDQGWYLGEHGWFDKRWMYEESLKTPLMVRWPGVVKAGSVRDEIVSNLDFAQTFLSLANVDIPKNMQGRSLEDLFRGREIDNWRQAFYYHYYENPGGHNVARHYGVTDGRYKLIHFYQLENEEIDDWELFDLEKDPEEMNSVYGSSEYAKIQKQKMNQLTRLRERYQVPEEDPAFERRRR, from the coding sequence ATGAAACTACTCAAACTACACTTGGCGTTTATCGCCTTACTCTGTCTGGCAGGTAATTTGTTTGCCCAAAACCAACCGAACATTCTTTTCATCTTTACTGATGACCACTGCGAACAGGCGCTGAGTGCGTATGACCCGTCTCGCATGTCGACCCCCCATATGGACCGATTGGCCAATGAGGGTATGAAGTTTACACGTTGTTATGTAACCAATGCGATTTGTGGTCCCAGTCGGGCGGTGATTCAAACGGGTCTATACAGTCACTTGAATGGCTTCTTCCGCAATGGGATCACTTTTAACGGTGACCAGCAGACGTTTCCAAAGCTTTTGAAAAAGTCTGGGTATCAAACCGCTGTGGTAGGTAAGTGGCACTTGGGTTCTACGCCGCAGGGCTACGATCACTATGATGTGCTAGTGGGGCAGGGACCATACTACAATCCTCCCATGATTACCCAGGACGCAAATGGTGAGCCCGTTACGAAGCAAAACACTGGCTACACCACCGACGTGATTACGGACAAGACTCTCGAATGGTTGGAGAATGATCGTAAGCGCGACAAGCCATTCATGTTGATGTATCAGCACAAGGCTCCTCACCGTGATTGGAAGCCTGGCCCCAAGTATCTGAACTGGTTGGATGACGTGACCATTCCCGAGCCAGAAACGCTATTTGACGATTACTCCGGTCGCACTCAATCAGCAGCTCGCAACGCGATGGAGATCAAAACCCACATGAACGCTCGTGATTTAAAGCTCGAGCCACGCGGCAACCTCAATGATGAGCAATGGGAAATCTGGAACCGGGCATACAAGGAAAAGAATGAAGCTTACCTGGCTGCATTGCCTAACATGACCGAGAAGCAAATTATCCAATGGAAGTATCAGCGATATGTGAAAGATTACCTGCGCTGTGTGAAGTCAGTGGATGATGGAATTGGCCGTGTGCTCGATTACTTGGACGAAAATGGTTTGGCCGATAACACCGTCGTCATCTACTCATCTGACCAGGGTTGGTATTTGGGAGAGCATGGCTGGTTCGACAAGCGTTGGATGTATGAAGAGTCATTAAAGACTCCGCTCATGGTTCGTTGGCCGGGGGTTGTGAAAGCGGGATCTGTGCGCGATGAGATCGTTTCCAATCTCGATTTTGCTCAAACTTTCCTTTCGTTAGCCAATGTAGACATCCCGAAGAACATGCAGGGTCGTAGCCTCGAAGATTTATTCCGTGGTCGTGAAATCGACAACTGGCGACAGGCATTTTACTATCACTACTACGAAAACCCAGGAGGCCACAACGTCGCTCGCCACTATGGGGTTACCGACGGCCGTTATAAGCTGATACATTTCTACCAGCTGGAGAATGAGGAGATTGATGATTGGGAGCTTTTCGATCTTGAGAAGGATCCTGAAGAAATGAATTCTGTGTATGGGAGTTCTGAATACGCGAAGATCCAGAAACAGAAAATGAATCAACTCACTCGCTTGCGTGAACGTTATCAGGTTCCCGAAGAAGATCCTGCCTTTGAACGTCGCCGTCGCTAA
- a CDS encoding sulfatase-like hydrolase/transferase, protein MKPILFLWALLCLCTISLAAERPNVLIIFTDDQGYYDVSYYNKKDIETPAIDALADAGMRFDNFYANCPVCSPSRAALLTGRQQDLVGVQGVIRDLELNTWGYWDPNSTSIATVMKRNGYHTALVGKWHLGLESPNLPSDRGFTHFKGFIGDMMDDYYHHRRHGHNFMRLNYGEIDPEGHATDLFSQWAVDYIGDASEEEEPFFLYLAYNAPHSPIQPPEEWVKKVMKREPGITEKRAKLVALTEHMDYGIGQVIQSLKDNDVYENTLIIFTSDNGGSLRYGSDNGPLRDQKGTVYEGGLRVPAVVVWDGKVKAGSKNSHTAMTMDVFPTIMDACGIDWDGPIDGVSFAPVLERKRVDVSDRAMIFSRREGGVTYNGKTIEAIRIGDYKLLHNSPYESFEMYNIAKDPYEKNNLLEGKTINEYAKVPHFTELRARLALHYQLRGSIPWQPPAK, encoded by the coding sequence ATGAAACCGATTCTTTTTCTTTGGGCACTGCTGTGCCTTTGTACTATCAGTTTAGCTGCCGAGCGCCCCAATGTGCTAATCATCTTTACCGATGATCAAGGGTACTACGATGTGTCCTACTACAACAAGAAGGACATCGAAACTCCGGCAATCGATGCCTTGGCCGATGCTGGAATGCGTTTCGACAACTTCTATGCTAATTGCCCTGTGTGTTCTCCTTCTCGGGCCGCTCTGCTTACAGGTCGGCAACAGGACCTAGTCGGAGTTCAAGGCGTTATTCGCGATCTTGAGCTCAATACCTGGGGTTATTGGGATCCGAACTCAACCTCCATTGCCACGGTGATGAAGCGCAATGGGTATCATACTGCCTTAGTTGGAAAATGGCACCTGGGACTAGAATCACCAAATCTGCCTAGCGATCGCGGGTTTACCCACTTCAAAGGTTTTATCGGGGACATGATGGATGACTATTATCATCATCGTCGTCACGGTCACAACTTCATGCGGTTAAATTACGGTGAGATTGATCCCGAGGGGCATGCCACGGATCTATTTTCCCAATGGGCTGTCGACTATATTGGCGATGCATCTGAGGAGGAAGAACCCTTCTTTCTCTACCTTGCATACAATGCGCCTCACAGTCCTATCCAACCACCGGAAGAGTGGGTGAAGAAGGTGATGAAACGTGAGCCAGGTATTACTGAAAAACGAGCCAAGCTTGTAGCGCTTACCGAACATATGGACTACGGAATCGGACAAGTCATTCAATCGCTCAAGGACAATGATGTATATGAGAATACTTTGATCATTTTCACTAGCGACAATGGAGGCTCCTTGCGCTATGGTTCCGACAACGGACCCTTGCGTGACCAGAAAGGAACTGTCTACGAAGGCGGTCTTCGCGTCCCGGCTGTCGTTGTCTGGGATGGCAAAGTGAAGGCGGGCTCTAAGAATTCGCACACCGCCATGACCATGGATGTCTTTCCCACAATTATGGATGCATGTGGTATTGATTGGGACGGCCCGATTGATGGAGTTAGTTTTGCACCTGTGCTCGAACGAAAGCGCGTTGATGTCTCTGATCGCGCTATGATCTTTTCTCGTCGTGAAGGAGGTGTGACATACAACGGAAAAACCATCGAAGCGATTCGTATAGGCGACTATAAGTTGCTGCACAATTCACCCTACGAATCATTCGAGATGTACAACATTGCTAAGGATCCTTACGAGAAGAACAACCTGCTCGAAGGGAAGACGATCAACGAGTACGCAAAGGTGCCACATTTTACGGAGCTAAGAGCTCGCCTGGCGCTCCATTACCAACTGCGAGGTAGCATTCCCTGGCAGCCTCCGGCAAAGTAG
- a CDS encoding sulfatase-like hydrolase/transferase: MSKQPNVIVFFTDQQRWDTTGAHGNPLNLTPNFDRMADHGTHIDASITCQPVCGPARSCLQTGLYATQTGSWRNGIPLNPDLKTLPQYYKEAGYTTGYIGKWHLGTTEGAVPKHERGGYEYWLGANVLEFVSDAYDCIFFDENDERVKLPGYRVDAQTDAVIRYIDDHKDNDKPFFLFVSYLEPHHQNHVDDYPPPDGYREPYTGKWTPPDLQQLGGTSGQHLGGYLGMIKRLDEALGRTQDALKSLDLTDDTIMLYTSDHGCHFKTRNDEYKRSGHEASVRVPTAFSGPGFEMGGRRQEVVSLIDLVPTLLDASGIEPPEVMVGRSLMPRLRGSTDDWDNAAFIQISESQVGRAIRTKRWKYGVVAHDKDGETESCSDSYEEDYLYDLNTDPYELQNLIDFQSHGPVCDHLRDKLLREMDKAGEDAPTIVQKERTQVGQRKLFEKEIAE, from the coding sequence ATGAGTAAGCAACCAAACGTCATCGTCTTCTTCACCGATCAGCAACGCTGGGATACAACGGGTGCCCATGGCAACCCACTCAACCTGACACCCAACTTCGATCGCATGGCAGATCATGGTACTCACATTGATGCCAGCATAACCTGTCAACCCGTGTGTGGTCCCGCACGCTCTTGCTTGCAAACCGGGCTTTACGCCACGCAGACCGGCAGTTGGCGCAATGGGATTCCCCTCAATCCTGACCTCAAGACTCTACCACAATACTACAAAGAGGCAGGCTATACGACCGGCTACATTGGCAAGTGGCACCTCGGCACAACTGAAGGCGCCGTCCCTAAACATGAGCGCGGCGGCTATGAGTATTGGCTCGGTGCGAACGTTCTCGAATTTGTGTCCGATGCTTACGACTGCATTTTCTTCGACGAGAATGACGAACGGGTAAAGCTACCAGGCTACCGTGTGGACGCACAAACGGACGCCGTCATTCGCTACATCGACGACCACAAAGATAACGACAAACCCTTTTTCCTATTTGTATCTTACCTAGAACCTCATCACCAGAATCACGTGGATGACTACCCTCCTCCGGATGGTTACCGCGAACCGTACACCGGTAAATGGACGCCCCCTGACCTGCAACAGCTTGGCGGGACAAGCGGCCAACACCTGGGTGGGTATTTGGGCATGATCAAGCGATTGGATGAAGCACTGGGCCGTACCCAAGATGCGCTGAAGAGCTTGGATCTAACGGACGACACCATCATGCTCTACACTTCTGATCATGGCTGTCATTTTAAGACCAGGAACGACGAGTATAAACGCTCCGGCCATGAAGCTTCCGTTCGTGTACCAACCGCATTTTCGGGTCCTGGATTTGAAATGGGTGGCCGTCGACAGGAAGTGGTTAGCCTCATCGACTTGGTTCCGACCCTACTGGATGCTTCCGGCATAGAACCTCCGGAAGTGATGGTCGGTCGCTCTTTAATGCCGCGTCTTCGTGGAAGCACCGATGACTGGGACAATGCTGCATTTATCCAAATTAGCGAATCACAGGTAGGCCGCGCCATTCGAACCAAACGATGGAAATATGGAGTGGTTGCACACGATAAGGACGGAGAAACCGAATCCTGCTCAGACAGCTACGAGGAAGACTATCTATATGACTTGAATACGGATCCTTACGAGCTGCAGAATCTCATAGACTTCCAATCGCATGGTCCGGTTTGTGATCATTTAAGAGACAAACTACTGCGCGAGATGGACAAGGCGGGTGAAGATGCACCGACCATTGTGCAGAAAGAGCGGACACAAGTGGGACAAAGGAAGTTGTTCGAGAAGGAGATCGCAGAGTAA
- a CDS encoding LacI family transcriptional regulator: MARVTLKAIAERLGYSKNTISLALRNNPQIPERTRNKIKKTAEEMGYQSNAVVSHLMAQLRASQTPRFQAKLALINAHQDQDALRSHPTIPNYVKGCESRAKQRGYSFDRFWLHDPKLTPDGFIRILKTRNIQGLVIVGLMSTNRLPKAFTKVWKEFPVAITGVQTRNPTLSFCCVDHYDLARRAVNRGIGLGYKRPALVLDDVIDQLVEKRFTSGFLSGQQTLPEDQHIEPFMNWGSLEEDKKAFQVWFEKNNPDILFILYNTVLHWLEDMGVRIPEDVGVAQLEWRESRPNIAGMDQHSNLTGEAVVDMVINQIHNNERGIPQFPLSTLVGSSWIEGESVRKQQPDSPVTVT, from the coding sequence ATGGCGCGAGTTACGCTTAAAGCCATCGCCGAACGGTTAGGCTACTCTAAAAACACCATTTCTCTGGCCCTGCGCAATAACCCGCAGATTCCGGAAAGAACCCGCAATAAGATAAAAAAGACAGCGGAAGAAATGGGCTATCAATCGAATGCGGTTGTTTCCCACCTGATGGCTCAATTGAGGGCCAGTCAAACCCCTCGATTTCAAGCCAAACTGGCATTGATCAACGCACACCAGGACCAGGACGCGCTCCGCTCTCACCCGACGATTCCCAATTACGTAAAGGGCTGCGAGAGCCGAGCCAAGCAACGGGGCTATAGTTTCGATCGTTTCTGGCTCCATGACCCAAAGCTTACCCCTGACGGATTCATTCGCATCCTCAAGACTCGAAACATTCAGGGACTCGTCATTGTCGGCCTCATGTCGACCAATCGACTGCCAAAAGCATTTACCAAAGTCTGGAAGGAATTCCCAGTGGCGATCACCGGTGTGCAGACCCGCAACCCTACTTTGAGTTTCTGTTGTGTTGACCACTACGACCTGGCTCGTCGCGCTGTCAACCGAGGCATCGGTCTCGGATATAAGCGACCAGCCTTGGTCTTGGATGACGTCATAGATCAATTGGTAGAGAAACGTTTCACCTCAGGCTTTCTAAGTGGCCAACAAACGCTGCCGGAAGATCAACACATCGAACCATTCATGAATTGGGGATCTTTAGAGGAGGACAAAAAAGCGTTCCAGGTTTGGTTTGAGAAAAACAATCCCGATATCCTTTTTATTCTCTATAATACTGTTCTCCACTGGCTGGAAGACATGGGAGTTCGTATACCAGAAGATGTCGGTGTTGCCCAATTGGAATGGCGTGAGTCACGGCCGAACATCGCCGGGATGGATCAGCACAGCAACTTAACCGGCGAAGCAGTCGTAGATATGGTCATCAATCAAATTCACAATAACGAACGAGGCATTCCTCAGTTTCCACTTTCTACACTGGTTGGATCGTCGTGGATTGAAGGGGAATCTGTTCGCAAACAACAACCTGATTCGCCTGTAACGGTAACATAA